A single Leguminivora glycinivorella isolate SPB_JAAS2020 chromosome 25, LegGlyc_1.1, whole genome shotgun sequence DNA region contains:
- the LOC125239226 gene encoding zinc finger protein 77-like isoform X3 — protein MSNDALKRHQETGAQKNHARLSPCVQCGDNFESEDALKQHADSEHPTCTECNSTFLNAESYNVHITRKHLGKGSSQQKERKAGYQRARVRVPPQMKNKCCELCGKMFNSFQLRIHMRQHTGELPFACDHCPKRFESKTKIGFHMRAHTGYKPYKCEHCDLAFSMFSNHQRHVMVVHKGVRNSAKCDICWHVLATPSTLRMHVRTVHNGEPWPKRAPRKKKNKNVEKPPK, from the exons ATGAGCAACGACGCATTGAAGAGGCACCAAGAAACCGGAGCACAAAAGAACCACGCTCGGCTCAGCCCGTGCGTGCAGTGCGGGGACAACTTCGAGAGCGAGGACGCGTTAAAACAGCATGCGGACTCGGAACATCCGACCTGCACAGAG TGCAACTCGACGTTCCTGAACGCGGAATCATACAACGTACATATCACGCGCAAACACCTCGGCAAAGGCAGCTCCCAGCAGAAAGAGCGGAAGGCGGGCTACCAACGCGCGCGGGTTCGCGTCCCGCCGCAAATGAAAAATAAGTGCTGTGAGCTCTGCGGGAAAATGTTCAAC AGTTTCCAGCTGCGCATCCACATGAGGCAGCACACTGGGGAGCTGCCGTTCGCGTGCGACCATTGCCCGAAGCGCTTCGAATCGAAAACCAAAataggt TTCCACATGAGAGCGCACACGGGATACAAACCCTACAAGTGCGAGCACTGCGACCTCGCCTTCTCAATGTTTAGCAACCATCAGCGACATGTCATGGTT GTGCACAAAGGCGTCCGCAATAGCGCCAAGTGCGACATCTGTTGGCACGTGCTCGCGACTCCCTCCACGCTCAGGATGCACGTGCGCACCGTGCACAACGGCGAGCCGTGGCCTAAACGTGCTCCCAGGaagaagaaaaacaaaaatgttGAAAAGCCCCCGAAatag